In Leptotrichia hongkongensis, one genomic interval encodes:
- a CDS encoding endonuclease/exonuclease/phosphatase family protein encodes MSNLKKILLSLMICGATVSWAKEFKIMTYNIYGGRLTNGQKLGESIKPYEPDFVSLQEVDKFTKRSNFRDITSDIAKVLGYDYYFFKKSRDYDGGEYGISFISKYPLEKIYTYELPSEGVEKRQLIVAELSKKTFGKKVLVMNTHLDFKQQIKPEEMESLDLLTKFFDKDDIKFLSGDFNFLPTTKYYGEITKGWRDTYMESNVGGVRTLSDPRIDYIFGSQSKKWKVKSSYFINDATQDWTKLSDHLPYMTILDIK; translated from the coding sequence ATGAGTAATTTAAAAAAAATATTGTTGTCGCTTATGATTTGTGGGGCAACTGTTAGCTGGGCGAAAGAATTTAAGATAATGACATATAATATTTATGGGGGAAGACTTACAAATGGTCAAAAACTAGGTGAAAGCATTAAGCCGTATGAGCCTGATTTTGTATCACTTCAGGAAGTTGACAAGTTTACGAAAAGAAGTAATTTTCGTGATATAACTTCTGATATTGCAAAAGTTCTTGGTTATGACTATTATTTCTTTAAGAAATCAAGAGATTATGATGGTGGGGAATATGGGATTTCATTTATTTCAAAATATCCCCTTGAGAAAATATATACTTATGAATTACCATCGGAAGGGGTTGAAAAAAGACAGCTTATAGTTGCGGAGCTTTCTAAAAAGACTTTTGGGAAAAAGGTGCTGGTAATGAATACGCATTTGGACTTTAAGCAACAGATAAAGCCTGAAGAAATGGAGTCACTGGACTTGCTTACAAAATTTTTTGATAAAGATGATATAAAGTTTTTGAGTGGAGATTTTAATTTTTTACCAACGACAAAATATTACGGAGAAATAACAAAAGGCTGGAGAGATACTTACATGGAATCTAATGTTGGTGGTGTAAGAACGCTTTCAGATCCACGTATTGACTATATTTTTGGAAGCCAGTCAAAAAAATGGAAGGTAAAATCAAGTTATTTTATTAATGATGCAACGCAGGACTGGACAAAATTGTCAGATCATCTTCCATATATGACAATTTTAGATATAAAATAA
- the mutS gene encoding DNA mismatch repair protein MutS yields the protein MADTPLMKQYKEIKSNFEDSILFFRLGDFYEMFFEDAVKASRELGLTLTSRNKEKNVDIPLAGVPFHSADSYITKLVSKGYKVAICEQTEDPKITKGIVKREVVKIITPGTVVDVEALDAKSNNYLMSILKIENKFGIAYIDITTGEFKVTEVEKDDDFVKLFNEINKIEPKEVLVTEDFYGEIKEKLDDFLQKNDSVVTFVSKVRDSAKYLMDYFEIVSLESYGIKDKKAIIGAAAMALDYAVTMQVEHELTVEKIEFVNISNYAEINAITSRNLELLKNQREKTVYGSLLWVLDECKTSMGTRLLKRFINNPLLNIEKIRKRQEDVQYFIDNILIREDLREKLEDIYDLERLLGKIIFGSENGKDLTALKKTIKSAVEIMRILGNTDFFKDIDANILFECYKIIDDSIKEDAPFSVREGGIIKSGYNAELDEIRNIMNSGKDFLLDIEQREREATGIRNMKIKFNKVFGYFIEITKANLDMVPEHYIRKQTLSNSERYITPELKKYEDTIINSKAKIEDLEYHLFKEISEKLKEHRKILSELAERLAYIDVMVSFAVSAIENDYAKPEMNEEYSFEIEGGRHPVVEKLIGRTDYVSNDTVFTEKESFVVLTGPNMSGKSTYMKQIALISIMAQIGSFVPAKKANLSIIDKYLTRIGASDDILTGQSTFMVEMSEVSNILNNATEKSLIILDEVGRGTSTTDGVSIATAISMYIHDKIGAKTVFATHYHELTDLENKFAHIVNYRIEVDEKQGKVMFLRNIVKGGADKSYGIEVAKLAGLPKEILTESKKILKRLEQKKELIERTVDVHQLSLFGGNSEFENDFEEVEDTNFTSDFEINEKTQIYEEKLVEIQEENEKLSEIVSKIDKYDINNITPMDAMKFLFELKENMKNRK from the coding sequence ATGGCAGATACACCGCTTATGAAACAATATAAGGAGATAAAATCAAATTTTGAGGACTCTATATTGTTTTTTAGATTGGGTGATTTTTATGAAATGTTTTTTGAGGATGCGGTGAAAGCGTCACGGGAGCTGGGACTTACGCTTACTTCGAGAAATAAAGAGAAGAATGTCGATATACCGCTTGCGGGAGTTCCGTTTCATTCGGCAGATTCATATATAACAAAACTTGTTTCAAAAGGGTATAAAGTTGCGATTTGTGAGCAGACAGAAGATCCGAAGATAACAAAAGGAATTGTGAAACGGGAAGTTGTGAAGATTATAACGCCGGGGACAGTTGTGGATGTGGAGGCACTTGATGCCAAGAGCAATAATTACTTGATGAGTATTTTGAAAATTGAGAATAAATTTGGAATTGCGTATATTGATATAACGACTGGAGAGTTTAAGGTAACGGAAGTTGAAAAGGATGATGATTTTGTAAAATTATTTAATGAGATTAATAAGATTGAGCCTAAGGAAGTGCTTGTTACAGAGGATTTTTATGGAGAAATAAAGGAAAAGTTAGATGATTTTTTACAAAAGAATGATTCAGTTGTGACTTTTGTGAGTAAAGTTCGGGACAGTGCAAAGTATCTTATGGATTATTTTGAGATTGTGTCGCTGGAAAGTTATGGAATTAAGGATAAAAAGGCGATAATTGGAGCTGCAGCTATGGCACTTGATTATGCAGTTACTATGCAGGTTGAGCATGAGCTGACTGTGGAAAAGATTGAGTTTGTGAATATTTCCAATTATGCTGAAATAAATGCGATTACAAGCAGAAATCTGGAACTTTTGAAAAATCAGAGGGAAAAAACTGTTTATGGCTCGCTTTTGTGGGTATTGGACGAGTGTAAAACTTCGATGGGAACACGGCTTTTAAAAAGATTCATAAACAATCCACTTTTAAATATTGAAAAAATACGGAAAAGACAGGAAGATGTACAGTATTTTATTGATAATATCTTGATTCGTGAGGATTTGAGGGAAAAACTTGAGGATATTTACGATTTGGAGCGGCTTTTGGGGAAAATAATCTTTGGAAGTGAAAATGGAAAAGATTTGACAGCATTGAAAAAAACGATAAAATCTGCTGTTGAAATAATGAGAATTTTGGGAAATACTGATTTTTTTAAGGATATTGATGCGAATATTTTATTTGAATGTTATAAAATAATTGATGACAGTATAAAAGAAGATGCACCATTTTCAGTACGTGAAGGCGGAATTATAAAATCTGGATACAATGCGGAACTGGATGAAATTAGAAATATTATGAATTCTGGGAAGGACTTTTTGCTGGATATTGAACAGCGGGAAAGGGAAGCAACTGGAATTCGAAATATGAAAATAAAGTTTAACAAGGTTTTTGGTTACTTTATTGAAATTACAAAAGCAAATCTGGATATGGTGCCAGAACATTACATAAGAAAACAGACTCTTTCAAATTCAGAGAGATACATTACGCCTGAACTGAAAAAATATGAGGACACAATAATAAATTCCAAAGCAAAAATCGAAGATTTGGAATACCATTTGTTCAAGGAAATCAGCGAAAAACTCAAGGAACATCGCAAAATTTTGTCAGAACTTGCAGAAAGACTGGCATACATTGATGTAATGGTATCTTTTGCTGTAAGTGCCATTGAAAATGATTACGCAAAACCTGAAATGAATGAGGAGTATTCCTTTGAAATTGAGGGCGGAAGGCATCCAGTTGTGGAAAAGCTGATTGGAAGGACGGATTATGTTTCAAATGATACAGTCTTTACTGAAAAGGAAAGTTTTGTTGTGCTAACAGGACCTAATATGTCGGGAAAATCAACGTATATGAAGCAAATCGCATTAATTTCCATAATGGCTCAGATTGGTTCTTTTGTCCCTGCGAAAAAAGCAAATTTATCAATTATAGACAAATATTTGACACGGATTGGGGCTTCTGATGATATTTTGACTGGGCAAAGTACATTTATGGTGGAAATGAGTGAAGTTTCCAATATTCTAAACAATGCGACTGAAAAAAGCCTGATAATACTTGATGAAGTTGGACGTGGAACTTCCACAACCGACGGTGTTTCCATTGCGACTGCCATTTCAATGTATATTCACGATAAAATTGGTGCTAAGACAGTTTTTGCAACACATTATCACGAACTTACTGATTTAGAAAATAAATTTGCACACATTGTAAATTATCGTATAGAAGTGGATGAAAAGCAGGGAAAAGTAATGTTTTTACGAAATATTGTAAAAGGTGGAGCAGACAAGTCCTATGGTATTGAAGTGGCGAAATTGGCTGGGCTTCCAAAGGAAATATTGACTGAAAGCAAGAAAATATTGAAACGGCTGGAGCAGAAAAAGGAATTGATTGAAAGAACCGTAGATGTTCACCAGTTATCACTTTTTGGAGGAAATTCAGAGTTTGAAAACGATTTTGAAGAAGTTGAAGATACTAATTTTACAAGTGATTTTGAAATCAATGAAAAAACTCAGATTTATGAAGAAAAATTAGTAGAAATTCAGGAAGAAAATGAAAAATTATCAGAAATTGTGAGCAAAATAGATAAATATGACATAAATAATATTACACCGATGGATGCAATGAAATTTTTGTTTGAATTAAAGGAAAATATGAAAAATAGAAAGTAA
- a CDS encoding glycosyltransferase family 2 protein, translating to MKISLVMPTINVTTELDLFLKSLKAQTYKDFELIVVDQNEGNEVFEIVKDYEEEFKIKYVRSDEKGLSLNRNRGLILMKGEVVGFPDDDCEYQPDTLEKVAEFFERKKNYQIYSCRTLERGKDYGTGVMEKKDMEITKDNVDTTVKSITFFVNYGKDDIVLFDENLGVGATFGSGEETDYVLTLLHKGYKGRYFANDIIYHPAKKGNYNDLERAYKYALGFGALVKKEVKGRKNRFYILKYWKRQFRSFAGMIVTRNRAYHRVMMKGRKIGYTKYKI from the coding sequence ATGAAAATTTCCCTTGTAATGCCGACAATTAATGTTACAACTGAACTTGATTTATTCCTAAAAAGCCTAAAGGCACAGACTTATAAGGATTTTGAGCTGATTGTGGTGGATCAGAATGAAGGAAATGAAGTTTTTGAAATTGTGAAAGATTATGAAGAGGAATTTAAGATAAAATATGTAAGAAGTGATGAAAAAGGGCTAAGCTTGAATAGAAATAGAGGACTTATCTTGATGAAAGGTGAAGTTGTCGGATTTCCTGATGATGATTGTGAATATCAGCCTGATACACTTGAAAAAGTTGCAGAATTTTTTGAAAGAAAGAAAAATTATCAGATTTATTCGTGTCGTACACTTGAACGAGGAAAAGACTATGGAACAGGCGTTATGGAGAAAAAGGACATGGAAATAACGAAGGATAATGTGGATACAACTGTGAAATCCATAACTTTTTTTGTAAATTATGGTAAGGATGATATCGTCTTGTTTGATGAAAATCTAGGCGTTGGTGCAACTTTTGGAAGTGGGGAGGAAACAGACTATGTATTGACACTACTTCACAAAGGCTATAAGGGAAGATACTTTGCAAACGATATAATTTATCACCCAGCAAAAAAGGGAAATTATAACGATCTGGAACGTGCTTATAAATATGCATTGGGATTTGGAGCATTGGTAAAAAAGGAAGTAAAGGGCAGAAAAAACAGATTTTATATTCTGAAATACTGGAAGAGGCAATTTAGAAGTTTTGCTGGAATGATTGTTACAAGAAACAGGGCATATCATAGAGTTATGATGAAGGGTAGAAAAATTGGATATACAAAATATAAAATTTAA
- a CDS encoding AbrB family transcriptional regulator, whose translation MESNILEINKTISISSKNQITIPKKVMEYLGFTKEAKIKVSKGSLIVTPVKENEDMEFSDLILEDLIKEGYSGEELLKEFKVRKNNVKPAIQKLISDTEKNGVSYEDVFGED comes from the coding sequence ATGGAAAGTAATATTTTGGAAATAAATAAGACAATCTCGATTTCTTCTAAAAATCAGATTACAATTCCTAAAAAAGTTATGGAATATCTAGGTTTTACAAAAGAGGCAAAAATAAAGGTTAGCAAAGGCTCTTTGATTGTAACGCCTGTAAAAGAAAATGAAGATATGGAATTTTCAGATTTGATTTTGGAGGACTTGATAAAGGAAGGATATTCAGGAGAAGAACTTCTAAAAGAATTTAAAGTAAGAAAAAATAATGTCAAGCCTGCAATTCAGAAATTAATATCAGACACAGAAAAAAACGGAGTAAGTTATGAGGATGTATTTGGGGAGGATTAA
- a CDS encoding LptA/OstA family protein — translation MWKKLGYGGLILLLIYFIYAVFFKKIPTPLEQMQKDMKAKKVMYRLKDDAIIYADEQIGSEGDEVIRFKNVIVDLIKKKMLISGKEGEVNTKTSDVTLMKKVVGTTKDKKWEIYTERVEYKKQGDTLISPVRTKLINTVDDTVSEADRVETTTKFETIVAIGNASYNNKKDKKTLTADKITYNDPTKVSFAEGHVIYKEEQTKRELRANTMRYDDINKIGNAEGNVIYTDPENKLTGNKVDYYMKDERVDGQGNVVYTGKNSVISADAASYFVKKKQVDGRGHVKYTSPTLIVTGDHVFYDEIAKILNGDGNGTYNYLPRKTTGTYRSGVYDLKTETLTTNDYYTANYDDYKMDGTGLIYVFPTGDARMNGPFNVKKQNFNVHGANGTMNTISKDIFANKMEMTSVQGDRITSDTGHGSFEKKEFRFDGHVKGKIRGNVKDLVNDPRPLVESEAVNFIGNTAKVYFVSHKNGSNMSITRSEIKENVHMTYKDITLDSQYNEMDSGRNLILARDKVMVDFKNNTKMTANYLYMDMNKQEGYARNNVKIVSTLPQFRTINTSADKATIYLKDKRIKLNGNVVTYQGKTQISSKSAIYDIDRRILENEGNIQMQYEVQNNEEQGKSDPKNAAATQEVIGKLSIPEGEVSTRGGINLPKSMTASNGVPVAIRWRSSNSSLFSVSGRINKQFYGGGSKGVTLTATAKAGVDTAERTFNVSVPTESAHEMLVRAARNIYVPEDGENLPSSVRVNVNKGTIDVPISWSKNGDRNVATLRYGGASYQKQF, via the coding sequence ATGTGGAAAAAACTAGGTTATGGAGGACTTATATTACTACTGATATATTTTATATATGCAGTATTTTTTAAAAAAATTCCGACACCGCTTGAACAGATGCAAAAAGATATGAAAGCCAAAAAAGTTATGTATAGGCTAAAAGATGATGCTATCATTTATGCGGATGAACAGATTGGATCTGAAGGAGACGAAGTTATCAGGTTTAAAAATGTAATTGTAGATCTGATAAAGAAAAAAATGTTAATTTCTGGAAAAGAGGGGGAAGTCAACACTAAGACATCTGATGTTACATTAATGAAAAAAGTTGTTGGAACAACGAAGGACAAGAAATGGGAAATTTATACAGAACGTGTGGAATACAAGAAACAGGGAGATACGTTAATTTCACCAGTGAGAACAAAGTTAATAAACACTGTTGATGACACGGTTTCTGAAGCGGATAGGGTTGAAACGACAACAAAATTTGAAACAATTGTAGCAATTGGAAATGCAAGCTACAATAATAAAAAAGATAAAAAGACATTAACAGCAGACAAGATTACATACAATGATCCAACAAAAGTATCGTTTGCAGAAGGGCATGTAATTTATAAGGAAGAACAGACAAAAAGAGAACTGCGTGCCAATACAATGCGTTACGATGATATAAATAAAATTGGAAATGCAGAAGGAAATGTGATTTATACAGATCCTGAAAATAAACTGACTGGAAATAAAGTTGATTATTATATGAAGGATGAGCGTGTAGATGGACAGGGAAACGTAGTTTACACTGGTAAAAATAGTGTGATTTCAGCAGATGCTGCATCATATTTTGTAAAGAAAAAGCAGGTTGATGGAAGAGGACATGTAAAATATACAAGTCCAACTCTAATAGTAACAGGAGATCATGTATTTTACGATGAAATTGCAAAAATATTAAATGGTGATGGAAATGGAACTTATAACTATTTACCAAGAAAAACTACTGGAACATATAGAAGTGGAGTTTATGACTTAAAGACAGAAACACTTACAACAAATGATTACTATACTGCAAATTATGATGACTATAAAATGGATGGAACAGGGCTTATATATGTGTTCCCAACTGGAGATGCCAGAATGAATGGCCCGTTTAACGTGAAAAAGCAAAACTTTAATGTACATGGTGCAAATGGAACAATGAACACAATTTCAAAAGATATTTTTGCCAATAAAATGGAAATGACAAGTGTTCAGGGAGATAGAATTACATCTGATACAGGTCATGGAAGTTTTGAGAAAAAGGAATTTAGGTTTGATGGGCATGTTAAAGGTAAAATCCGTGGAAATGTAAAAGATCTTGTAAATGACCCAAGACCGCTTGTAGAATCAGAAGCAGTAAACTTCATAGGAAATACTGCCAAAGTTTATTTCGTTTCACATAAAAATGGAAGTAATATGAGTATTACACGTAGTGAAATCAAAGAAAATGTGCATATGACTTATAAGGATATTACACTTGATTCTCAATATAATGAGATGGACTCTGGAAGGAACCTTATTCTTGCAAGAGACAAAGTTATGGTAGACTTTAAAAATAATACAAAAATGACAGCAAATTATCTTTATATGGATATGAATAAGCAGGAAGGGTATGCCAGAAACAATGTAAAAATCGTAAGTACATTGCCACAGTTCAGAACGATTAATACAAGTGCCGACAAGGCTACAATTTATTTGAAAGATAAAAGAATAAAATTAAATGGAAATGTAGTAACTTATCAAGGAAAAACACAAATTTCATCTAAAAGTGCAATTTACGACATAGATAGAAGAATCCTTGAAAATGAAGGTAATATCCAAATGCAATATGAAGTTCAGAATAACGAGGAACAAGGGAAGTCAGACCCTAAAAATGCGGCAGCAACTCAAGAAGTAATTGGAAAATTGTCAATTCCTGAAGGAGAAGTAAGCACAAGAGGCGGAATTAACTTGCCAAAATCAATGACTGCCTCAAATGGAGTTCCAGTTGCAATAAGATGGCGTTCCTCGAATTCTAGCCTGTTTTCAGTATCTGGAAGAATTAATAAGCAATTTTATGGTGGTGGAAGTAAAGGAGTAACTTTAACTGCAACAGCTAAAGCTGGTGTAGATACAGCAGAAAGAACATTTAATGTAAGTGTTCCTACCGAATCAGCTCATGAAATGCTTGTTAGAGCTGCAAGAAATATTTATGTTCCAGAAGATGGCGAAAATTTACCTTCATCAGTAAGAGTAAATGTAAATAAAGGAACAATAGATGTACCAATTTCTTGGAGTAAAAATGGAGATAGAAATGTGGCGACATTAAGATATGGCGGTGCATCTTATCAGAAACAATTTTAA
- a CDS encoding CDP-glycerol glycerophosphotransferase family protein: MDKVKCLINMIIAYLIYPFNKGKFKNRNIWLVGGNAGELFVDNGRAMYEYLRSRQQEEVYWVINRNAKIAKKIPGEKLIKGSVKSYLYFMNAKVALFSHSISADIVPYLFVVPLINKFHKKVFKVFLNHGTVGFKVRQAMNPKTAKVAEALVKSYDLNICDSEFEKKIKTETWWEVPKETAVITGYPRYDKLYNLKIMEKQIFFMPTWRNWLKSENSENQKFEDTKYFQNIANLITDKKLNNYLEKNDIKLNIYIHQLMQDYLKNFGNIKLGKNIKILPKEVNITEELQKSKLLITDYSSVAYDFYYLNKPIIFFQFDKREYEEKVGSYVDLDKDLFGKQAKTVEKCVEEIIEISKNNFHYDKEMKQKSDKLREKFLKYVDKGNCERVYNEILKRIN; encoded by the coding sequence ATGGATAAGGTAAAATGCTTGATAAATATGATAATAGCTTATCTCATTTATCCATTTAATAAAGGAAAATTCAAAAATAGAAATATATGGCTTGTGGGCGGAAATGCAGGAGAACTTTTTGTGGATAATGGACGTGCGATGTACGAGTATTTACGGTCAAGACAGCAGGAGGAAGTGTACTGGGTAATAAACAGAAATGCCAAAATTGCAAAAAAAATTCCAGGAGAAAAGCTGATAAAAGGAAGTGTAAAAAGCTATCTGTATTTTATGAATGCAAAAGTTGCATTATTTTCCCACTCAATTTCTGCGGACATTGTCCCATACCTGTTTGTAGTGCCATTAATAAATAAATTTCATAAAAAAGTATTCAAAGTATTCCTGAATCATGGAACAGTAGGCTTTAAAGTTCGACAGGCAATGAATCCAAAAACTGCAAAAGTAGCAGAAGCACTTGTAAAATCCTATGATTTAAATATTTGCGATTCAGAATTTGAAAAAAAAATAAAAACAGAAACTTGGTGGGAAGTTCCAAAGGAAACAGCAGTTATAACAGGCTACCCAAGATACGATAAATTATACAATTTAAAAATTATGGAAAAACAAATATTCTTTATGCCGACATGGCGAAACTGGCTAAAGTCAGAAAACTCAGAAAATCAAAAATTTGAAGATACAAAATATTTTCAAAATATTGCAAATTTAATTACAGACAAGAAATTAAATAACTATTTGGAAAAAAATGATATTAAATTAAACATTTACATTCATCAGTTAATGCAAGATTATCTAAAAAACTTTGGAAATATAAAACTTGGAAAAAATATAAAAATACTCCCAAAAGAAGTAAACATAACCGAAGAACTGCAAAAATCAAAATTATTAATAACAGATTATTCAAGCGTAGCCTACGATTTTTACTATCTAAACAAGCCAATTATCTTCTTCCAGTTCGATAAACGTGAATACGAAGAAAAAGTCGGCTCTTATGTGGACTTAGACAAAGACTTGTTTGGAAAACAAGCCAAAACTGTAGAAAAATGCGTTGAAGAAATCATTGAAATCTCCAAAAATAATTTTCATTATGATAAGGAAATGAAGCAAAAGTCTGATAAGTTGAGAGAAAAGTTTTTGAAGTATGTGGATAAGGGGAATTGTGAAAGAGTTTACAATGAAATTTTAAAAAGAATAAATTAA
- a CDS encoding GNAT family N-acetyltransferase, with protein MEVENIKIIDGINDNNKNNIVKWTNEKGKDFLEQWAGASLDFPLTESQIDDLKDIYSIFCKNEFIGVIQKIRKEIDNIHIGRFLINPELTGRGLGKKALIEFINLIFQDENVNSITLNVFDYNAGAKKLYEKVGFKVVNVTENPMKKYMMIMKKDEK; from the coding sequence ATGGAAGTAGAAAATATAAAAATAATAGACGGAATAAATGACAATAATAAAAATAATATAGTCAAATGGACTAATGAAAAAGGAAAAGATTTCCTTGAACAATGGGCTGGAGCAAGTCTTGATTTTCCACTTACAGAAAGTCAGATTGATGATTTGAAGGATATTTATTCGATTTTTTGTAAAAATGAGTTTATAGGAGTTATTCAGAAAATACGAAAAGAAATAGATAATATCCATATTGGAAGATTTTTGATTAATCCTGAACTTACTGGAAGAGGGCTTGGAAAAAAGGCTTTGATAGAGTTTATAAATTTAATTTTTCAAGATGAGAACGTGAATTCAATTACGTTAAATGTGTTCGATTATAATGCGGGGGCAAAGAAATTGTATGAGAAAGTTGGATTTAAAGTTGTGAATGTTACTGAAAATCCGATGAAAAAGTATATGATGATTATGAAAAAAGATGAAAAATAG
- the wzy gene encoding O-antigen polysaccharide polymerase Wzy: MKKDKIGFLIFHIFFIAFVLFLKNVVTFQNEALEMKFLECLLMGVYIYTFFTAKIYLEWLNSYMIFLYTLFLFNFTRIFLDIVNYREFGWATKFANFYFFYDVRNEIINVFLLVLLFTHLGFFIAISNEKINEIRSSVMLESRRLFTNVGMALFIISLPALAYKMFIQLRVILRAGYEAYYTGILKGVDYPAFTKGSGTVMTIGFLIFLISIPSKRKFLTISSLYLMVKLLDSFKGARAIFLTQLLFIMWYYAKVYGIRIKAKTMVKLVGFTVIFSQILVSVRSKKIFSLDLVNTIFNFLFSQGVSYLVLGYTINFKHSIVGNGSYPYILQGMFGFKPQSLETLATTNSIADKLTYYLNSGAYLKGEGIGSNYIAEMYDLGYFWLIIISILLGIFIIKYEKYVVKNRFLLLTSYYFIPNLFYIPRGSFFGEGLIKNMAMLIAVYVIIFSFDYMYRKIAEKKELI, from the coding sequence ATGAAAAAAGATAAAATTGGGTTTTTGATATTTCATATATTTTTTATTGCGTTTGTGCTGTTTTTGAAAAATGTAGTTACTTTTCAGAATGAGGCGCTGGAGATGAAATTTTTGGAATGTCTGCTTATGGGTGTTTATATTTATACGTTTTTTACGGCGAAAATTTATTTGGAGTGGCTAAATTCGTATATGATTTTTTTGTATACGCTGTTTTTGTTTAATTTTACAAGGATATTTTTGGATATTGTGAATTATAGGGAGTTTGGATGGGCTACGAAGTTTGCTAATTTTTATTTTTTTTATGATGTGAGAAATGAGATAATAAATGTTTTTCTGCTAGTATTACTGTTTACGCATCTAGGATTTTTCATTGCGATTTCAAATGAGAAGATTAATGAGATTAGAAGCAGTGTTATGCTTGAAAGCAGAAGGCTGTTTACGAATGTCGGAATGGCTCTGTTTATAATTTCATTGCCAGCTTTAGCCTACAAGATGTTTATTCAGCTAAGGGTTATTTTGCGGGCTGGATACGAGGCTTATTATACTGGAATTTTAAAAGGGGTTGATTATCCTGCATTTACAAAAGGCTCTGGTACAGTTATGACAATTGGATTTTTGATATTTTTAATTTCAATTCCATCCAAAAGAAAATTTTTGACAATTTCTTCACTTTATCTTATGGTAAAACTGCTGGATTCGTTCAAGGGGGCAAGAGCAATATTTTTGACACAGCTGCTTTTTATAATGTGGTATTACGCAAAAGTCTATGGAATCAGGATAAAAGCCAAGACAATGGTAAAATTAGTAGGCTTTACCGTGATTTTTTCACAAATTCTGGTATCTGTGCGAAGTAAAAAAATATTCAGTCTGGATTTGGTAAACACAATTTTTAATTTTCTATTTTCTCAAGGAGTAAGTTATCTTGTGCTTGGCTACACAATCAATTTTAAGCACAGCATTGTTGGGAACGGAAGTTATCCCTACATCTTGCAGGGAATGTTCGGCTTTAAGCCACAGTCGCTTGAAACACTTGCCACAACCAACTCCATTGCGGATAAATTAACATATTACCTAAATTCAGGTGCTTATTTGAAAGGAGAAGGAATCGGCTCAAACTATATTGCAGAAATGTATGATTTAGGCTACTTCTGGTTAATTATAATCTCAATTCTGCTTGGAATTTTTATTATAAAATATGAAAAATATGTTGTAAAAAATAGATTTTTATTACTAACAAGCTATTACTTCATACCAAATTTATTTTATATCCCAAGAGGCTCATTCTTCGGGGAAGGTCTAATAAAAAATATGGCAATGTTAATAGCAGTTTATGTGATAATTTTCAGTTTTGACTACATGTATAGGAAAATTGCGGAAAAGAAGGAATTAATTTGA
- a CDS encoding glycosyltransferase, with product MIEKKIYYVWIGNAKKPDIFYKCLESWKKNLPDFEIIEINEKNFDMEKHLAKNRFFRECYERRLWAYVSDYMRVHFMYENSGIYVDTDMEIIKDLTPILEGKDEFSKNGKMNFFIGYEDEKHISVGIFGTTKHNEVLKDIKDFYENDIWKKPIWTIPKIFTYTFEKKYNLSEKRGNTLKNGEIVIFPKEYFYPYGFKEVYSDDCIKPETYGIHWWNDSWSSLKARLFLETKHLSGVKKMIKKIRIIARFYLKEKR from the coding sequence ATGATAGAAAAAAAAATATATTATGTCTGGATTGGAAACGCCAAAAAGCCAGATATTTTTTATAAATGTCTAGAATCGTGGAAGAAAAATCTGCCTGATTTTGAAATAATAGAGATAAATGAGAAAAATTTTGATATGGAAAAACACCTTGCGAAAAATAGATTTTTTCGTGAATGTTACGAAAGAAGGCTTTGGGCATATGTTTCAGATTATATGAGAGTACATTTTATGTATGAAAATTCTGGAATTTATGTGGATACAGACATGGAAATAATTAAGGATTTGACTCCAATTTTGGAAGGAAAAGATGAATTTTCTAAAAATGGGAAGATGAATTTTTTTATTGGCTATGAAGATGAAAAACACATAAGTGTTGGGATTTTTGGGACAACGAAGCATAATGAAGTGTTAAAGGACATTAAAGATTTTTACGAGAATGACATTTGGAAAAAGCCAATTTGGACGATTCCTAAGATTTTTACCTATACTTTTGAGAAAAAATATAATTTGAGCGAGAAAAGGGGAAATACTTTAAAAAACGGAGAAATAGTTATTTTTCCGAAAGAATATTTTTATCCTTATGGATTTAAGGAAGTTTATTCTGATGATTGCATAAAACCTGAAACATACGGAATTCATTGGTGGAATGACAGCTGGAGCAGTTTGAAGGCTAGATTGTTTTTGGAAACGAAGCATTTGTCAGGAGTAAAAAAAATGATTAAAAAGATAAGAATAATTGCGAGGTTTTATTTGAAGGAAAAGAGATAA